Proteins encoded in a region of the Vibrio ponticus genome:
- the rplL gene encoding 50S ribosomal protein L7/L12, with product MSITNEQILDAVAEMSVMQVVELIEAMEEKFGVTAAAAVVAGGAATEAAAEQTEFDVILTSAGANKVAVIKAVRGATGLGLKEAKALVDGAPAALKEGVDKAEADALKAQLEEAGAAVEVK from the coding sequence ATGTCTATTACTAACGAGCAAATCCTAGACGCAGTTGCAGAAATGTCTGTAATGCAAGTTGTTGAACTAATCGAAGCTATGGAAGAGAAATTCGGTGTTACTGCAGCTGCTGCTGTAGTTGCTGGTGGTGCTGCTACTGAAGCTGCTGCTGAGCAAACTGAATTCGACGTAATCCTAACTTCTGCTGGCGCTAACAAAGTTGCTGTTATCAAAGCAGTACGTGGCGCTACAGGTCTAGGCCTTAAAGAAGCTAAAGCTCTAGTAGACGGCGCTCCTGCAGCACTTAAAGAAGGTGTTGACAAAGCTGAAGCTGACGCACTTAAAGCTCAGCTAGAAGAAGCTGGCGCTGCTGTTGAAGTTAAGTAA
- the rpoC gene encoding DNA-directed RNA polymerase subunit beta': MKDLLNFLKAQHKTEEFDAIKIGLSSPDMIRSWSFGEVKKPETINYRTFKPERDGLFCARIFGPVKDYECLCGKYKRLKHRGVICEKCGVEVTQTKVRRDRMGHIELASPVAHIWFLKSLPSRIGLLMDIPLRDIERVLYFEMYVVTEPGMTDLEKSQMLTEEEYLDRLEEWGDEFTAKMGAEAIKDLLGSMDLHAEVEQMREELDTTNSETKRKKLTKRLKLVEAFISSGNNPEWMILTVLPVLPPDLRSLVPLDGGRFATSDLNDLYRRVINRNNRLKRLLELAAPDIIVRNEKRMLQESVDALLDNGRRGRAITGSNKRPLKSLADMIKGKQGRFRQNLLGKRVDYSGRSVITVGPYLRLHQCGLPKKMALELFKPFIYSKLETRGLATTIKAAKKMVEREEAVVWDILDEVIREHPVLLNRAPTLHRLGIQAFEPVLIEGKAIQLHPLVCAAYNADFDGDQMAVHVPLTLEAQLEARTLMMSTNNILSPASGDPIIVPSQDVVLGLYYMTREKINAKGEGMYLSGPAEAEKAYRTKTAELHARVKVRITETVVDEDGNSTTETKMVDTTVGRAMLWQIVPAGLPYSIVNQKLGKKQISSLLNEAYRKLGLKDTVIFADQIMYTGFAYAALSGVSVGINDMVVPAAKYTEIAAAEEEVREIQEQYQSGLVTAGERYNKVIDIWASTNDRVAKAMMSNLSSETVINRDGEEEQQESFNSIYMMADSGARGSAAQIRQLAGMRGLMARPDGSIIETPITANFKEGLNVLQYFISTHGARKGLADTALKTANSGYLTRRLVDVAQDVVVTEHDCGTVEGVDMMPHIEGGDVKVALTELALGRVVAEDVLKPGTEEVLIPRNTLIDEKWCQIMEENSVDSIKARSVVTCDSDFGCCALCYGRDLARGHLVNQGEAVGVIAAQSIGEPGTQLTMRTFHIGGAASTAAAENSVQVKNTGTMKLNNAKSVLADDGKIVITSRAAELTIIDEFGRTKEKHKLPYGTLLNKADGSIVEAGETVANWEAHTMPIITEVAGRVQFVDMIDGVTISRQTDDLTGLSSSEVTEPAARPAAGKDMRPAIKLVDEQGNDVMIPGTDMPAQYFLPGKAIVNIVDGAEVGVGNTLARIPQKSGGNKDITGGLPRVADLFEARKPKEPAILAEHTGTVSFGKETKGKRRLVITRESGEAYEEMIPKHRQLNVFEGEKVERGDVIADGPETPHDILRLRGIHAVTQYIANEVQEVYRLQGVKINDKHIETIVRQMLRKCTITHAGDSEFLPGEQVEYSQVKIANRNLEAEGKEPARYERDLLGITKASLATESFISAASFQETTRVLTEAAVSGKRDELRGLKENVIVGRLIPAGTGFAYHQERQAKRAEEQEGPSAEQATDNLAALLNAGFSSED; encoded by the coding sequence GTGAAAGACTTATTAAACTTTCTAAAAGCACAGCATAAGACCGAAGAATTTGATGCAATCAAAATCGGTCTATCTTCACCAGACATGATCCGTTCATGGTCTTTCGGTGAAGTTAAAAAACCTGAAACGATCAACTATCGTACGTTCAAACCTGAACGCGATGGTTTGTTCTGTGCGCGTATCTTTGGTCCAGTTAAAGACTACGAATGTCTTTGTGGCAAATACAAGCGCTTGAAGCACCGTGGTGTTATCTGTGAGAAGTGTGGCGTTGAAGTTACACAAACTAAAGTTCGTCGTGACCGTATGGGCCACATCGAGCTTGCATCGCCAGTTGCTCACATCTGGTTCCTAAAATCACTACCGTCTCGTATCGGTCTACTAATGGATATCCCTCTACGTGATATCGAACGTGTTCTTTACTTCGAAATGTACGTAGTAACTGAACCAGGTATGACTGATCTAGAAAAATCTCAGATGCTGACTGAAGAAGAGTATCTGGATCGTCTAGAAGAGTGGGGCGATGAGTTTACTGCTAAGATGGGTGCAGAAGCGATCAAGGACCTACTAGGTTCTATGGATCTGCACGCTGAAGTTGAGCAGATGCGCGAAGAGCTAGATACAACTAACTCTGAAACTAAGCGTAAGAAACTAACTAAGCGTTTGAAACTGGTTGAAGCGTTTATCTCTTCAGGTAACAACCCTGAGTGGATGATCCTAACGGTACTTCCAGTTCTTCCGCCAGATCTACGTTCACTAGTACCACTAGATGGCGGTCGCTTTGCGACTTCAGATCTGAACGACCTATACCGTCGTGTGATCAACCGTAACAACCGTTTGAAGCGTCTTCTAGAGCTAGCTGCTCCGGATATCATCGTACGTAACGAAAAACGTATGCTGCAAGAGTCTGTTGATGCGCTACTAGATAACGGTCGTCGTGGTCGTGCGATCACAGGTTCGAACAAGCGTCCTCTGAAATCTCTTGCTGATATGATCAAGGGTAAACAAGGTCGTTTCCGTCAGAACCTTCTAGGTAAACGTGTAGACTACTCAGGCCGTTCTGTAATCACAGTTGGTCCATACCTACGTCTGCACCAGTGTGGTCTTCCTAAGAAGATGGCACTTGAGCTATTCAAACCATTTATCTACAGCAAGCTAGAGACTCGTGGTCTTGCGACTACAATCAAAGCTGCTAAGAAGATGGTAGAGCGTGAAGAAGCGGTAGTTTGGGATATCCTAGACGAAGTAATCCGTGAACACCCAGTACTACTAAACCGTGCACCTACACTTCACCGTCTAGGTATCCAAGCGTTTGAACCAGTACTAATCGAAGGTAAAGCGATACAGCTACACCCACTTGTTTGTGCGGCGTACAACGCGGACTTCGATGGTGACCAAATGGCGGTTCACGTGCCTCTAACTCTAGAAGCACAGCTTGAAGCACGTACACTGATGATGTCGACAAACAACATTCTGTCGCCAGCGTCAGGTGATCCGATCATCGTACCTTCTCAGGACGTTGTATTGGGTCTGTACTACATGACTCGTGAAAAGATCAACGCGAAAGGTGAAGGCATGTACCTTTCTGGCCCTGCAGAGGCTGAGAAAGCATACCGCACTAAGACGGCTGAACTACACGCACGCGTTAAAGTACGTATTACTGAAACTGTTGTTGATGAAGACGGCAACAGCACAACTGAAACGAAGATGGTTGATACAACTGTCGGTCGTGCAATGTTGTGGCAAATCGTACCAGCAGGTCTACCGTACAGCATCGTTAACCAAAAACTAGGTAAGAAGCAGATCTCTAGCCTACTTAACGAGGCGTACCGTAAACTAGGTCTAAAAGACACAGTAATCTTCGCTGACCAAATCATGTACACAGGTTTCGCATACGCGGCACTTTCTGGTGTATCTGTAGGTATCAACGACATGGTTGTTCCTGCGGCTAAGTACACTGAAATCGCAGCAGCGGAAGAAGAAGTACGTGAAATTCAAGAACAGTACCAATCTGGTCTTGTAACAGCGGGCGAACGCTACAACAAAGTGATCGATATTTGGGCATCGACCAACGATCGCGTAGCAAAAGCGATGATGTCAAACCTATCTTCTGAAACGGTTATTAACCGTGACGGTGAAGAAGAGCAACAAGAGTCGTTCAACAGCATCTACATGATGGCTGACTCGGGTGCTCGTGGTTCTGCAGCTCAGATTCGTCAGCTAGCTGGTATGCGTGGTCTGATGGCTCGTCCAGATGGTTCGATCATCGAAACGCCGATCACTGCGAACTTTAAAGAAGGTCTAAACGTACTTCAGTACTTTATCTCAACGCACGGTGCTCGTAAGGGTCTTGCGGATACGGCACTGAAAACAGCGAACTCGGGTTACCTAACTCGTCGTCTAGTAGACGTAGCGCAAGACGTTGTTGTAACTGAACATGACTGTGGCACTGTAGAAGGTGTTGACATGATGCCTCACATCGAGGGTGGTGATGTTAAAGTTGCTCTAACTGAACTTGCTCTTGGTCGTGTAGTTGCTGAAGATGTTCTAAAACCAGGTACAGAAGAAGTTCTGATCCCACGTAATACTCTAATTGATGAGAAGTGGTGTCAGATCATGGAAGAGAACTCAGTAGACAGCATTAAAGCTCGCTCTGTAGTTACTTGTGACTCTGACTTCGGTTGTTGTGCGCTATGTTACGGTCGTGACCTAGCACGTGGTCACCTAGTGAACCAAGGTGAAGCAGTAGGTGTAATCGCTGCGCAATCTATCGGTGAACCAGGTACACAGCTAACGATGCGTACGTTCCACATCGGTGGTGCGGCATCGACAGCAGCAGCAGAGAACAGCGTTCAAGTTAAGAACACTGGTACGATGAAGCTAAACAACGCTAAGTCAGTACTAGCAGACGACGGTAAGATCGTAATCACTTCTCGTGCAGCAGAACTAACCATCATTGATGAGTTCGGTCGTACGAAAGAGAAACACAAACTTCCATACGGTACACTACTAAACAAAGCTGACGGTTCTATCGTTGAAGCTGGTGAAACAGTAGCGAACTGGGAAGCGCACACTATGCCAATCATCACTGAAGTGGCAGGTCGCGTACAGTTTGTTGACATGATCGATGGCGTGACTATCTCTCGTCAAACGGATGATCTAACTGGTCTATCTTCAAGTGAAGTGACTGAACCAGCAGCTCGTCCAGCAGCAGGTAAAGATATGCGTCCAGCTATCAAACTTGTTGACGAGCAAGGCAACGATGTAATGATCCCTGGTACCGATATGCCAGCTCAATACTTCCTACCAGGTAAAGCGATTGTAAACATCGTTGATGGTGCAGAAGTGGGCGTGGGTAATACGCTAGCACGTATTCCTCAGAAATCTGGCGGTAACAAGGACATCACGGGTGGTCTACCTCGCGTAGCTGACCTATTCGAAGCACGTAAGCCGAAAGAGCCTGCGATTCTTGCTGAGCACACAGGTACTGTGAGCTTCGGTAAAGAGACCAAAGGTAAGCGTCGTCTAGTTATCACTCGCGAAAGCGGTGAAGCTTACGAAGAGATGATTCCTAAGCACCGTCAATTGAACGTGTTCGAAGGTGAGAAAGTTGAACGTGGTGACGTTATTGCAGATGGTCCAGAGACTCCGCATGACATCCTACGTCTACGTGGTATCCACGCAGTAACTCAATACATCGCTAACGAAGTACAAGAAGTTTACCGACTACAAGGCGTTAAGATTAACGATAAGCACATTGAGACTATCGTTCGTCAAATGCTACGTAAGTGTACTATTACACACGCAGGTGACTCTGAGTTCCTACCTGGCGAGCAAGTTGAATACTCACAAGTTAAGATTGCTAACCGTAATCTAGAAGCTGAAGGCAAAGAGCCTGCACGTTATGAACGTGACCTTCTAGGTATCACTAAAGCATCTCTAGCGACTGAGTCGTTCATCTCTGCGGCATCGTTCCAGGAGACAACTCGCGTACTAACAGAAGCTGCGGTTTCTGGTAAGCGTGATGAGCTACGTGGTCTGAAAGAAAACGTAATCGTGGGTCGTCTGATCCCAGCGGGTACTGGTTTCGCATACCACCAAGAGCGTCAAGCTAAGCGCGCTGAAGAGCAAGAAGGTCCATCAGCTGAACAAGCAACTGATAACCTAGCGGCACTTCTAAACGCAGGTTTCTCATCAGAAGACTAA
- the nusG gene encoding transcription termination/antitermination protein NusG has translation MSEAPKKRWYVVQAFSGFEGRVAQSLREHIKMHAMEELFGEVLVPTEEVVEIRAGQRRKSERKFFPGYVLVQMIMNDESWHLVRSVPRVMGFIGGTSDRPAPITDKEADAILNRLEKASEAPRPRTMYEAGEVVRVTDGPFADFNGTVEEVDYEKSRMKVSVSIFGRATPVELEFGQVEKLD, from the coding sequence ATGAGTGAAGCTCCTAAAAAACGCTGGTATGTAGTTCAAGCCTTTTCTGGATTTGAAGGTCGTGTAGCTCAGTCTCTACGTGAGCATATCAAAATGCATGCTATGGAAGAGCTATTCGGTGAAGTACTTGTCCCTACTGAAGAAGTAGTGGAAATCCGCGCTGGACAACGTCGTAAGTCAGAGCGTAAGTTCTTCCCAGGTTACGTCCTTGTTCAGATGATCATGAACGATGAATCATGGCACTTAGTGCGCAGTGTTCCGCGTGTCATGGGCTTCATTGGTGGTACCTCTGATCGTCCAGCTCCTATCACTGATAAGGAAGCTGACGCGATTCTTAACCGTCTTGAGAAAGCGAGTGAAGCTCCACGTCCACGTACTATGTACGAAGCGGGTGAAGTGGTACGCGTTACTGACGGTCCATTTGCTGACTTCAACGGTACGGTTGAAGAAGTGGATTACGAGAAGAGCCGCATGAAAGTGTCTGTATCGATCTTTGGTCGTGCGACACCAGTTGAGCTTGAATTTGGTCAAGTGGAAAAACTTGATTAA
- the rplA gene encoding 50S ribosomal protein L1 has product MAKLTKRMRVIREKVDVTKEYEINEAVALLKELATAKFVESVDVAVNLGIDARKSDQNVRGATVLPHGTGRDIRVAVFTQGANAEAAKEAGADLVGMEDLAELVKKGEMNFDVVVASPDAMRVVGQLGTILGPRGLMPNPKVGTVTPNVAEAVKNAKAGQVRYRNDKNGIIHTTIGKVSFGAEQLQENLEALLVALKKAKPSSAKGTFLKKVSISTTMGAGVAVDQASLNTQA; this is encoded by the coding sequence ATGGCAAAACTTACTAAGCGCATGCGCGTAATCCGCGAAAAAGTTGACGTAACTAAAGAATACGAAATCAACGAAGCTGTAGCTCTTCTAAAAGAACTAGCAACTGCTAAATTCGTTGAGTCTGTAGACGTTGCTGTTAACCTAGGTATCGACGCTCGTAAATCTGACCAAAACGTACGTGGTGCAACTGTACTACCACACGGTACTGGTCGTGATATCCGCGTTGCTGTATTCACTCAAGGTGCAAACGCTGAAGCTGCTAAAGAAGCTGGCGCTGACCTAGTGGGTATGGAAGACCTAGCTGAGCTAGTTAAGAAGGGCGAAATGAACTTCGACGTAGTTGTTGCTTCTCCAGATGCAATGCGCGTTGTAGGTCAACTAGGTACTATCCTAGGTCCTCGTGGTCTTATGCCAAACCCTAAAGTTGGTACTGTAACTCCTAACGTTGCTGAAGCGGTTAAGAACGCTAAAGCTGGTCAGGTTCGTTACCGTAACGACAAAAACGGCATCATCCATACAACAATTGGTAAAGTGTCTTTCGGCGCAGAACAATTGCAAGAGAACCTAGAAGCACTTCTAGTGGCTCTTAAGAAAGCTAAGCCATCTTCAGCGAAAGGTACTTTCCTGAAGAAAGTTAGCATTTCTACTACAATGGGTGCTGGCGTTGCAGTTGATCAGGCTAGCCTGAACACTCAAGCTTAA
- the rplJ gene encoding 50S ribosomal protein L10 has protein sequence MALNLLDKKAIVAEVNEAASGALSAVVADSRGVAVGEMTALRKQAREAGVYLRVVRNTLARRAVEGTQYECLTDTFTGPSLIAFSNEHPGAAARLFKDFAKENKDFEIKAAAFEGALTDAEVLATLPTYDEAIARLMMCMKEASAGKLVRTIAAIRDQKEEAAA, from the coding sequence ATGGCTTTAAACCTTCTAGACAAAAAAGCAATTGTTGCTGAAGTCAACGAAGCTGCCAGTGGTGCACTTTCTGCAGTTGTAGCTGATTCTCGCGGTGTAGCTGTGGGTGAGATGACTGCTCTACGTAAACAAGCTCGTGAAGCTGGCGTTTACCTACGAGTTGTTCGTAACACTCTAGCACGTCGTGCAGTTGAAGGTACACAGTACGAGTGTCTAACTGACACTTTCACTGGTCCTTCTCTAATCGCGTTCTCTAACGAGCACCCAGGTGCTGCAGCGCGTCTTTTCAAAGACTTCGCTAAAGAGAACAAAGATTTCGAGATCAAAGCTGCTGCATTTGAAGGCGCTCTAACTGACGCTGAAGTACTAGCGACACTACCAACTTACGACGAAGCGATTGCACGCCTAATGATGTGCATGAAAGAAGCTTCTGCTGGCAAGCTGGTACGTACTATCGCTGCTATCCGCGACCAAAAAGAAGAAGCAGCGGCATAA
- the rplK gene encoding 50S ribosomal protein L11 translates to MAKKVEAYIKLQVAAGMANPSPPVGPALGQHGVNIMEFCKAFNAKTESMEKGLPTPVVITVYNDRSFTFITKTPPAATLLLKAAGLKSGSGRPNTEKVGTVTEAQIQEIAETKAGDMTGADIEAMKRSIAGTARSMGLVVEG, encoded by the coding sequence ATGGCTAAGAAAGTTGAAGCTTACATCAAGCTACAAGTTGCAGCTGGTATGGCGAACCCAAGTCCACCAGTTGGTCCTGCACTAGGTCAACACGGTGTTAACATCATGGAATTCTGTAAAGCGTTCAACGCAAAAACAGAATCTATGGAGAAAGGTCTACCAACACCAGTTGTAATCACTGTTTACAACGACCGTTCTTTCACATTCATCACTAAGACTCCACCTGCTGCTACTCTTCTTCTGAAAGCTGCTGGTCTTAAGTCTGGTTCAGGCCGTCCAAACACTGAAAAAGTGGGTACTGTAACTGAAGCTCAAATCCAAGAAATCGCTGAAACTAAAGCTGGCGACATGACTGGTGCTGACATTGAAGCGATGAAGCGCTCTATTGCGGGTACTGCTCGTTCAATGGGCCTAGTGGTAGAGGGTTAA
- the rpoB gene encoding DNA-directed RNA polymerase subunit beta: MVYSYTEKKRIRKDFGTRPQVLDIPYLLSIQLDSFEKFIEQDPEGQYGLEAAFRSVFPIQSYNGNSELQYVSYRLGEPVFDVKECQIRGVTYSKPLRVKLRLVIFDKDAPAGTVKDIKEQEVYMGEIPLMTDNGTFVINGTERVIVSQLHRSPGVFFDSDKGKTHSSGKVLYNARIIPYRGSWLDFEFDPKDNLYVRIDRRRKLPASIILRALGKTTEEILDLFFEKVNFQVKDQTLMMELIPDRLRGETASFDIEANGKVYIEQGRRVTARHIRQLEKDGVDHIEVPVEYIVGKVASKDYINEATGEIIVGANQEISLEALANLSQAGHKALEVLFTNDLDHGPFMSETLRIDSTVDRISALVEIYRMMRPGEPPTKEAAEALFESLFFSEERYDLSTVGRMKFNSSIARTDAEEQGTLDEQDIIEVMKKLIAIRNGIGEVDDIDHLGNRRIRSVGEMAENQFRVGLVRVERAVKERLSLGDLDAIMPQDLINAKPISAAVKEFFGSSQLSQFMDQNNPLSEVTHKRRISALGPGGLTRERAGFEVRDVHVTHYGRLCPIETPEGPNIGLINSLSAFARCNEYGFLETPYRRVVDGVVTDEVDYLSAIEEGQFVIAQANTVLTEDGTFAEELITARQKGESGLHPREHAQYMDVATNQVVSIAASLIPFLEHDDANRALMGANMQRQAVPTLKADKPLVGTGIERNIAVDSGVTAVAKRGGVIQSVDASRIVVKVNEEELIPGEAGIDIYNLTKYTRSNQNTCINQRPCVMPGEPVARGDVLADGPSTDLGELALGQNMRIAFMPWNGYNFEDSILVSERVVQEDRFTTIHIQELSCVARDTKLGAEEITADIPNVGESALSKLDESGIVYIGAEVKGGDILVGKVTPKGETQLTPEEKLLRAIFGEKASDVKDTSLRVPNSVSGTIIDVQVFTRDGVEKDKRALEIEQMQLKEAKKDLTEEFQILEGGLLNRVRAVLIEGGYAEAKLDTTDRKKWLELTLEDDALQTQLEQLAEQYDELRADFDKKFETKRRKITQGDDLAPGVLKIVKVYLAVKRRIQPGDKMAGRHGNKGVISKINPVEDMPYDETGQPVDIVLNPLGVPSRMNIGQILEVHLGLAAKGIGDKINKMVKEQQELAKFREFLQKVYDLGDTRQKVDIASLSDAEVRTLIGNLRGGLPIATPVFDGAPESSIKALLELADLPTSGQLKLFDGRTGDEFERPVTVGYMYMLKLNHLVDDKMHARSTGSYSLVTQQPLGGKAQFGGQRFGEMEVWALEAYGAAYTLQEMLTVKSDDVNGRTKMYKNIVDGNHSMEPGMPESFNVLLKEIRSLGINIELEDEE; encoded by the coding sequence ATGGTTTACTCTTATACCGAGAAAAAGCGCATCCGTAAGGACTTTGGTACTCGTCCACAAGTTTTGGACATTCCATACCTGCTATCGATCCAGCTCGATTCGTTCGAAAAATTTATCGAACAGGATCCTGAGGGACAATACGGTCTTGAGGCTGCTTTCCGTTCTGTATTCCCAATCCAGAGCTACAACGGCAACTCTGAGCTGCAATACGTTAGCTACCGTCTTGGTGAGCCAGTATTTGATGTTAAAGAATGTCAAATCCGTGGCGTAACGTACTCAAAGCCACTACGCGTAAAACTACGTCTAGTAATTTTTGATAAAGACGCGCCAGCAGGCACCGTTAAAGACATCAAAGAACAAGAAGTCTACATGGGCGAAATTCCGCTTATGACAGACAATGGTACCTTCGTAATTAATGGTACCGAGAGGGTTATCGTATCCCAGCTGCACAGAAGCCCTGGCGTTTTCTTCGACAGCGATAAAGGTAAGACCCACTCATCAGGTAAAGTTCTATACAACGCACGTATCATTCCTTACCGTGGCTCATGGTTAGACTTTGAGTTCGATCCTAAGGACAACCTGTACGTACGTATCGACCGTCGTCGTAAACTGCCTGCGTCAATCATCCTACGTGCACTTGGTAAGACTACCGAAGAGATCCTTGATCTATTCTTCGAGAAAGTGAACTTCCAAGTGAAAGATCAAACTCTAATGATGGAGTTGATCCCTGATCGTCTACGTGGTGAGACTGCTTCTTTTGATATCGAAGCAAACGGCAAAGTTTACATTGAGCAAGGTCGTCGTGTAACTGCGCGTCACATTCGTCAGCTTGAAAAAGATGGCGTTGACCACATCGAAGTACCAGTAGAGTACATCGTTGGTAAAGTTGCATCGAAAGATTACATCAATGAAGCGACTGGCGAGATCATCGTTGGTGCAAACCAAGAAATTAGCTTGGAAGCACTAGCTAACCTATCTCAAGCTGGTCACAAAGCTCTAGAAGTTCTATTTACGAACGATCTAGACCACGGCCCATTCATGTCAGAAACACTGCGCATCGACAGCACTGTTGATCGTATTTCTGCACTGGTAGAAATCTACCGCATGATGCGCCCTGGCGAGCCACCAACGAAAGAAGCTGCAGAAGCTCTATTCGAAAGCCTATTCTTCTCTGAAGAGCGCTACGATCTATCAACTGTTGGTCGTATGAAGTTCAACAGCTCGATTGCTCGTACTGACGCAGAAGAGCAAGGCACACTAGATGAGCAAGACATCATCGAAGTGATGAAGAAACTGATCGCGATCCGTAACGGTATCGGTGAAGTCGATGATATCGACCACCTAGGTAACCGTCGTATCCGTTCTGTTGGTGAAATGGCTGAAAACCAATTCCGCGTTGGTCTTGTACGTGTTGAACGTGCAGTGAAAGAGCGCCTAAGCCTTGGTGACCTTGATGCAATCATGCCTCAAGATCTAATCAACGCTAAGCCTATTTCAGCAGCGGTTAAAGAATTCTTTGGCTCTTCACAGCTTTCACAGTTCATGGACCAAAACAACCCGTTATCAGAAGTTACGCACAAACGTCGTATCTCTGCATTGGGTCCTGGCGGTCTAACTCGTGAACGCGCTGGCTTCGAAGTACGTGACGTACACGTAACTCACTACGGTCGTCTATGTCCGATCGAAACGCCAGAAGGTCCAAACATCGGTCTGATCAACTCTCTATCTGCGTTTGCGCGTTGTAACGAGTACGGTTTCCTAGAGACTCCATACCGTCGCGTTGTAGATGGCGTAGTAACAGACGAAGTAGATTACCTATCTGCAATCGAAGAAGGTCAATTCGTAATCGCTCAGGCGAACACGGTTCTGACTGAAGACGGTACATTTGCAGAAGAGCTGATCACAGCTCGTCAAAAAGGTGAATCTGGTCTTCACCCTCGTGAGCACGCTCAGTACATGGACGTTGCGACGAACCAGGTAGTATCAATTGCAGCCTCGCTAATCCCGTTCCTAGAACACGATGATGCGAACCGTGCCCTAATGGGTGCGAACATGCAACGTCAGGCAGTTCCAACACTGAAAGCTGACAAACCTCTAGTAGGTACTGGTATCGAACGTAACATCGCTGTTGACTCAGGTGTAACTGCAGTAGCGAAACGTGGTGGTGTAATCCAGTCTGTAGATGCTTCTCGTATCGTTGTTAAAGTGAACGAAGAAGAATTGATCCCTGGCGAAGCGGGTATCGATATCTACAACCTAACTAAATACACTCGTTCTAACCAGAACACTTGTATCAACCAGCGTCCATGTGTGATGCCAGGTGAACCAGTGGCTCGTGGCGACGTTCTAGCTGATGGTCCTTCAACAGACCTTGGTGAACTAGCACTTGGTCAGAACATGCGTATCGCGTTCATGCCTTGGAACGGTTACAACTTCGAAGACTCGATCTTAGTATCTGAGCGCGTAGTTCAAGAAGACCGCTTCACGACAATCCACATTCAAGAACTATCTTGTGTGGCACGTGATACTAAGCTTGGTGCTGAAGAGATCACAGCTGACATTCCAAACGTAGGTGAGTCTGCTCTATCTAAACTAGATGAGTCAGGTATCGTTTACATCGGTGCGGAAGTGAAAGGCGGTGACATCCTTGTAGGTAAAGTAACGCCTAAAGGTGAAACTCAGCTAACTCCTGAAGAGAAGCTACTACGCGCTATCTTCGGTGAGAAAGCGTCAGACGTTAAAGACACGTCTCTACGCGTACCAAACTCTGTTTCAGGTACTATCATCGACGTTCAAGTATTTACTCGTGACGGTGTTGAAAAAGACAAACGTGCACTTGAAATTGAACAGATGCAGCTGAAAGAAGCGAAGAAAGACCTAACTGAAGAATTCCAGATTCTTGAGGGTGGCCTTCTAAACCGTGTTCGCGCTGTATTGATCGAAGGTGGTTACGCTGAAGCGAAACTAGACACGACTGATCGTAAGAAGTGGCTAGAGCTAACGCTTGAAGATGATGCTCTACAGACTCAGCTTGAGCAACTAGCAGAGCAGTATGACGAGCTACGTGCTGACTTCGATAAGAAGTTCGAAACTAAGCGTCGTAAGATCACACAAGGTGATGATCTAGCACCTGGCGTACTGAAGATCGTTAAGGTTTACCTAGCGGTTAAACGTCGCATCCAGCCTGGTGATAAGATGGCGGGTCGTCACGGTAACAAGGGTGTAATCTCTAAGATCAACCCTGTTGAAGACATGCCATACGATGAAACTGGTCAGCCAGTAGATATCGTACTTAACCCACTGGGTGTACCTTCGCGTATGAACATCGGTCAGATCCTAGAAGTACACTTAGGTCTGGCAGCGAAAGGTATCGGTGACAAGATCAACAAGATGGTGAAAGAGCAGCAAGAGCTAGCGAAATTCCGCGAATTCCTGCAAAAAGTTTACGATCTAGGCGACACTCGCCAGAAAGTAGACATTGCTTCTCTATCTGATGCTGAAGTACGCACATTGATTGGCAACCTACGTGGTGGTCTACCAATCGCGACTCCAGTATTCGATGGTGCACCTGAATCATCAATCAAAGCTCTTCTAGAGCTAGCAGACCTACCAACATCTGGTCAGCTAAAACTGTTTGATGGTCGCACTGGTGATGAGTTTGAGCGTCCTGTAACTGTAGGTTACATGTACATGCTGAAACTGAACCACCTTGTTGATGACAAGATGCACGCTCGTTCAACTGGTTCGTACAGCCTAGTAACTCAGCAACCACTTGGTGGTAAAGCTCAGTTCGGTGGTCAGCGTTTCGGTGAGATGGAAGTATGGGCACTAGAAGCATACGGTGCTGCTTACACGCTACAAGAAATGCTAACCGTTAAGTCGGATGACGTTAACGGCCGTACTAAGATGTACAAAAACATCGTAGACGGTAACCACAGCATGGAACCTGGCATGCCAGAATCGTTCAACGTACTGTTGAAAGAGATTCGCTCGCTAGGTATCAACATCGAGCTAGAAGACGAAGAGTAA